In Nonomuraea sp. NBC_00507, the following are encoded in one genomic region:
- the gatC gene encoding Asp-tRNA(Asn)/Glu-tRNA(Gln) amidotransferase subunit GatC, producing the protein MSAITRDEVAHLARLSRLALTDDELEHYATQLDAIIEAVAKVSEVAAEDVPPSSHALPLTNVFRADEVRQSLTPEQALAGAPAVEGDRFQVPRILGEEA; encoded by the coding sequence ATGTCCGCCATAACCCGCGACGAGGTCGCACACCTGGCCCGGTTGTCCAGGCTGGCGCTCACCGACGACGAGCTCGAACACTACGCCACCCAGCTCGATGCCATCATCGAGGCGGTCGCGAAGGTCTCCGAGGTCGCCGCCGAGGACGTGCCGCCGTCGTCGCACGCGCTTCCGCTGACCAATGTCTTCCGTGCCGACGAGGTGCGACAGTCGCTGACCCCCGAGCAGGCGCTCGCCGGCGCGCCCGCCGTCGAGGGTGACCGCTTCCAGGTGCCGCGCATCCTCGGGGAGGAGGCATGA
- the gatA gene encoding Asp-tRNA(Asn)/Glu-tRNA(Gln) amidotransferase subunit GatA, translating to MSLIRKTAAELGAMIAAGEVSAAEVAEAHLDRMAEVEPKIRAFLHIDREVTLEQARAVDARLKAGEKLGPLAGVPIAHKDIFSTHDMPTTAASKILEGWRPPYDATVTKRLREAGLVFLGKTNLDEFAMGSSTENSAYHPTHNPWDLTKVPGGSSGGSSAAVAAYEAPLSTGTDTGGSIRQPAAVTGIVGMKPTYGGSSRYGIIAFASSLDTPGPFARNVLDAALLHEAFSGHDPMDSTSIDAPVPSVVEAAKNPDIAGMRIGVVKEFSGEGYQAGVLARYHEVVKLLESLGATVVEVSCPSFTTALPAYYLIAPSECSSNLARFDAMRYGLRVGDDGTRSAEEVMALTRAAGFGPEVKRRIMLGTYALSSGYYDAYYGQAQKVRTLIARDFEAAYQQVDVLVSPTTPTTAFPIGERTDDPMAMYLADLCTIPSNLAGNAAMSVPCGLADEDGLPVGLQIMAPVLADDRCYRVGAAVEKALESRWGGPLLKEAPSL from the coding sequence ATGAGTCTGATCCGTAAGACCGCCGCCGAGCTGGGGGCGATGATCGCCGCAGGCGAGGTTTCCGCCGCTGAGGTGGCCGAGGCTCACCTGGACCGCATGGCCGAGGTGGAGCCCAAGATCAGGGCGTTCCTGCACATCGATCGCGAGGTCACGCTGGAGCAGGCGCGGGCCGTGGACGCCAGGCTCAAGGCGGGCGAGAAGCTCGGTCCGCTGGCCGGGGTGCCGATCGCGCACAAGGACATCTTCTCCACGCACGACATGCCCACGACGGCCGCGTCCAAGATCCTCGAGGGCTGGCGGCCACCTTACGACGCGACCGTCACCAAGCGGCTGCGCGAGGCCGGGCTGGTCTTCCTGGGCAAGACGAACCTCGACGAGTTCGCCATGGGCTCCTCGACGGAAAACTCCGCCTACCACCCGACGCACAACCCGTGGGACCTGACGAAGGTGCCGGGCGGCTCGTCCGGCGGCTCCAGCGCCGCTGTGGCCGCGTATGAGGCCCCGCTGTCCACCGGCACCGACACGGGCGGCTCGATCCGGCAGCCCGCGGCCGTGACCGGCATCGTGGGCATGAAGCCGACATATGGCGGCTCGTCCCGTTACGGGATCATCGCGTTCGCGAGCTCGCTCGACACGCCCGGCCCGTTCGCCCGCAACGTGCTCGACGCGGCCCTGCTGCACGAGGCATTCTCCGGACACGACCCGATGGACTCCACCTCCATCGACGCCCCGGTCCCCAGCGTGGTCGAGGCCGCGAAGAACCCCGACATCGCCGGCATGCGGATCGGCGTCGTCAAGGAGTTCTCCGGCGAGGGCTACCAGGCCGGCGTGCTGGCCCGCTACCACGAGGTCGTCAAGCTGCTGGAGTCGCTCGGCGCCACGGTCGTCGAGGTCTCCTGCCCGTCGTTCACGACCGCCCTGCCGGCTTACTACCTGATCGCGCCGTCGGAGTGCTCGTCCAACCTGGCCCGCTTCGACGCCATGCGTTACGGCCTGCGCGTCGGCGACGACGGCACCCGCAGCGCCGAGGAGGTCATGGCGCTGACCCGGGCCGCCGGCTTCGGCCCCGAGGTCAAGCGGCGCATCATGCTCGGCACCTACGCGCTGTCGAGCGGCTACTACGACGCCTACTACGGCCAGGCGCAGAAGGTCCGCACGCTCATCGCCCGCGACTTCGAGGCCGCCTACCAGCAGGTCGACGTGCTCGTGTCGCCGACCACGCCGACGACGGCGTTCCCGATCGGCGAGCGCACCGACGACCCGATGGCGATGTATCTCGCCGACCTGTGCACCATCCCGTCCAACCTGGCCGGCAACGCCGCCATGTCGGTGCCGTGCGGCCTGGCCGACGAGGACGGCCTGCCCGTCGGCCTGCAGATCATGGCGCCGGTCCTGGCCGACGACCGCTGCTACCGCGTCGGCGCCGCCGTGGAGAAGGCCCTGGAGAGCCGCTGGGGCGGCCCGCTGCTGAAGGAGGCCCCGTCGCTATGA
- a CDS encoding putative bifunctional diguanylate cyclase/phosphodiesterase: MTDPTDTRDTGPRVGTPLWAFLAGVTVVGFTALVVAMIRLDWVALVELARTALFWVLAVLVILGELRPVMVSSASLVGGTYPSTMFTFAVLLHFGLPVAVLMQAVAVAINGVVTRKSWHRVMFNIAQSTLALTAAAVVLGAFGIAPSPAAPWEPSGGHLPAIALAGVAYFASRATLVSGAVALHERRSIVRVLKVTVGPQSLVYAALLGLAPLVVVVMNHSPGLVPLFVAPLAAVYFTATLSMRRDHQALHDELTGLPNRKMLIVSTEEALAEARQDERVGLFLLDLDRFKEVNDTMGHPVGDRLLQMVAHRLTHSVRPKDVVARLGGDEFAVLLPSIRDAHAAREVAARLRAALTEPVRLEGMTFDVDASVGIALYPDHAPDFELLLQRADVAMYLAKEGRTGVELYQPDKDRNSPERLTLLGDLRRAIDNRELRLHYQPKVSLGSGAVHGVEALLRWRHPVHGAIAPSEYVPLAEQSYLMRQLTAYVIEEALEQAAFWWHTGLRVQISVNISARDLLDSALPEQLEVGLAKYGLPPSAIQLEVTERILTGDQAYTQETIKALATLGVPLALDDFGTGYSSLIRLQRLAVSEVKIDASFVRRMAGSEDDERIVRSIVDLVRSLGLRSVAEGVESDEVAVRLAEMGCDVGQGWLFCKPMPAADATVWLRERSEAAAAQVEFGYRPEVSRSA; this comes from the coding sequence ATGACTGACCCAACCGACACTCGCGACACCGGACCACGCGTCGGCACGCCGCTCTGGGCGTTCCTCGCAGGCGTCACCGTGGTCGGCTTCACCGCCCTCGTCGTGGCGATGATCAGGCTGGACTGGGTGGCGCTCGTGGAGCTGGCCCGCACGGCACTGTTCTGGGTGCTGGCGGTGCTCGTGATCCTGGGCGAGCTCAGGCCCGTGATGGTGTCGTCCGCCAGCCTGGTGGGCGGCACTTACCCGTCCACCATGTTCACCTTCGCCGTGCTGCTGCACTTCGGCCTGCCGGTCGCGGTGTTGATGCAGGCTGTCGCCGTCGCCATCAACGGGGTGGTGACCCGCAAGTCGTGGCATCGGGTCATGTTCAACATCGCTCAGTCGACATTGGCGCTCACCGCGGCGGCCGTGGTGCTGGGGGCGTTCGGGATCGCGCCGAGCCCGGCCGCGCCGTGGGAGCCGAGCGGCGGCCACCTGCCGGCGATCGCGCTGGCCGGGGTGGCCTATTTCGCCTCCAGGGCGACGCTGGTCAGCGGGGCGGTCGCGCTGCACGAACGGCGCTCGATCGTGCGGGTGCTGAAGGTCACCGTGGGGCCGCAGAGCCTCGTCTACGCCGCGCTGCTCGGCCTGGCGCCCCTGGTCGTCGTGGTCATGAACCATTCGCCCGGCCTCGTGCCGCTCTTCGTCGCCCCCCTGGCCGCCGTCTACTTCACCGCCACGCTGTCCATGCGCCGCGACCACCAGGCCCTGCACGACGAGCTGACCGGCCTGCCCAATCGCAAGATGCTCATCGTGAGCACCGAGGAGGCGCTCGCCGAGGCCCGTCAGGACGAGCGGGTCGGTCTGTTCCTGCTCGACCTCGACCGGTTCAAGGAGGTCAACGACACGATGGGCCACCCGGTGGGCGACCGGCTGCTGCAGATGGTCGCGCACCGGCTCACCCATTCCGTACGCCCCAAGGACGTCGTGGCCCGGCTGGGCGGCGACGAGTTCGCCGTGCTGCTGCCCTCGATCAGGGACGCCCACGCGGCCAGGGAGGTGGCGGCCAGGTTGCGCGCGGCGCTGACCGAGCCGGTGCGGCTGGAGGGCATGACCTTCGATGTGGACGCCTCGGTCGGGATCGCGCTCTATCCCGATCACGCGCCCGATTTCGAGCTGCTGCTGCAGCGGGCCGACGTGGCGATGTACCTGGCCAAGGAGGGACGCACCGGCGTCGAGCTCTACCAGCCGGACAAGGACCGCAACTCGCCCGAGCGGCTCACCTTACTCGGTGATCTTCGCCGCGCCATCGACAATCGGGAGCTCCGGCTGCACTACCAGCCCAAGGTGAGCCTCGGCAGCGGCGCCGTCCACGGGGTGGAGGCCCTGCTGCGCTGGCGGCACCCGGTGCACGGGGCGATCGCGCCCTCCGAATACGTTCCTTTGGCCGAGCAGTCCTACCTGATGCGGCAGCTGACCGCGTACGTGATCGAAGAGGCTCTCGAGCAGGCCGCTTTCTGGTGGCACACCGGGCTCAGGGTGCAGATCTCGGTCAACATCTCCGCCCGCGACCTGCTCGACTCGGCCCTGCCCGAGCAACTGGAGGTGGGGCTGGCCAAGTACGGGCTGCCGCCGTCGGCCATCCAGCTGGAGGTGACCGAGCGCATTCTGACCGGCGACCAGGCCTATACGCAGGAGACCATCAAGGCGCTGGCCACGCTGGGCGTGCCGCTGGCCCTGGACGACTTCGGCACCGGTTACTCCTCGCTGATCAGGCTGCAGCGGCTGGCGGTGTCCGAGGTGAAGATCGACGCCTCGTTCGTGCGCAGGATGGCCGGCTCCGAGGACGACGAGCGGATCGTGCGCTCGATCGTGGACCTGGTGCGCTCGCTCGGGCTGCGTTCGGTGGCCGAGGGCGTCGAGTCGGACGAGGTGGCCGTGCGGCTGGCCGAGATGGGCTGCGACGTGGGGCAGGGCTGGCTTTTCTGCAAGCCCATGCCCGCCGCCGATGCCACGGTCTGGCTCCGCGAGCGCTCCGAGGCTGCGGCCGCCCAGGTCGAGTTCGGTTACCGGCCCGAGGTCAGCCGCTCCGCCTGA
- the gatB gene encoding Asp-tRNA(Asn)/Glu-tRNA(Gln) amidotransferase subunit GatB, producing the protein MVYDEALDRFEPVLGLETHVELGTKSKMFCGCKTAFGAPPNTQVCPTCLALPGALPVANEMAIESTIRIGLALNCSIAEWCRFARKNYFYPDMPKNYQISQYDEPLCFDGYVDVEVGGETVRIEIERVHLEEDTGKSTHVGGATGRIHGADYSIVDYNRAGIPLVEIVTKPIPGTDRLAPEVAKAYVTELREIMRSLGVSDVRMEEGSLRCDVNVSLMPRGSSEWGTRTETKNVNSLRSVERAVRSEIERQAAVLADGGKIIQETRHFHEDTGTTTSGRSKEEAQDYRYFPEPDLVPIAPDAAWVSALKAALPELPSVRRKRLQAEWGLSDLDMQAMHNADAFDLVEATVAAGAPAADARKWWMGELARRANESAVPLADLPITPAQIARVTELVASGALNDKLAREVLEGVLAGEGTPDEVVEKRGLQIVSDEGELLAIIDQVLADNADAAEKVRSGKIAAAGALVGGVMRASKGKADAARARQLILEKLGVSE; encoded by the coding sequence ATGGTCTATGACGAAGCGCTCGACCGGTTCGAGCCGGTGCTCGGCCTGGAGACCCACGTCGAGCTGGGCACCAAGTCGAAGATGTTCTGCGGCTGCAAGACCGCCTTCGGCGCCCCGCCCAACACCCAGGTCTGCCCGACCTGTCTGGCACTGCCCGGCGCCCTGCCGGTGGCCAACGAAATGGCCATCGAGTCGACGATCCGCATCGGCCTCGCGCTGAACTGCTCGATCGCCGAGTGGTGCCGCTTCGCCCGGAAGAACTACTTCTATCCGGACATGCCGAAGAACTACCAGATCTCGCAGTACGACGAGCCGCTCTGCTTCGACGGCTACGTCGATGTCGAGGTGGGCGGCGAGACCGTGCGGATCGAGATCGAGCGGGTGCACCTGGAGGAGGACACCGGCAAGTCCACGCATGTGGGCGGCGCGACCGGGCGCATCCATGGGGCCGACTACTCGATCGTCGACTACAACCGGGCCGGCATCCCGCTGGTCGAGATCGTCACCAAGCCCATCCCGGGCACCGACCGGCTCGCGCCGGAGGTGGCCAAGGCCTACGTCACCGAGCTGCGTGAGATCATGCGCTCGCTCGGCGTGTCCGACGTGCGCATGGAGGAGGGCTCGCTGCGCTGTGACGTCAACGTCTCGCTCATGCCGCGCGGCTCTTCCGAGTGGGGCACCCGCACGGAGACCAAAAACGTCAACTCGCTGCGCAGCGTCGAGCGGGCCGTGCGGAGCGAGATCGAGCGGCAGGCCGCCGTCCTCGCCGACGGCGGGAAGATCATCCAGGAGACCCGGCACTTCCACGAGGACACCGGCACGACCACGTCCGGCCGGTCCAAGGAGGAAGCGCAGGACTACCGCTACTTCCCCGAGCCCGACCTGGTGCCGATCGCGCCGGATGCGGCGTGGGTTTCCGCGCTGAAGGCGGCCCTGCCCGAGCTGCCCTCCGTCCGGCGCAAGCGGCTGCAGGCCGAGTGGGGGCTGTCCGACCTCGACATGCAGGCCATGCACAACGCCGACGCGTTCGACCTGGTCGAGGCCACGGTCGCGGCGGGTGCGCCGGCGGCGGACGCGCGCAAGTGGTGGATGGGCGAGCTGGCGCGGCGCGCCAACGAGAGTGCCGTCCCGCTGGCGGACCTGCCCATCACGCCGGCCCAGATCGCGCGGGTGACCGAGCTGGTGGCCTCGGGGGCGCTCAACGACAAGCTGGCGCGCGAGGTGCTCGAAGGCGTGCTGGCCGGTGAGGGCACGCCCGATGAGGTGGTCGAGAAGCGCGGGCTGCAGATCGTCAGCGACGAGGGCGAGCTGTTGGCGATCATCGACCAGGTGCTGGCGGACAACGCCGACGCGGCCGAGAAGGTGCGGTCCGGGAAGATCGCGGCGGCCGGTGCGCTGGTGGGTGGCGTCATGCGGGCCAGCAAGGGCAAGGCCGACGCGGCCCGGGCCCGGCAGCTGATCCTGGAGAAGCTCGGGGTCTCGGAGTAG